A single Xiphias gladius isolate SHS-SW01 ecotype Sanya breed wild chromosome 18, ASM1685928v1, whole genome shotgun sequence DNA region contains:
- the LOC120803754 gene encoding plexin-B1-like isoform X2 yields the protein MLHGKALNSTLLLLLIPIVLVSAHGRTYPGFSRNDTEFQHLVLHPDPSVGTVYVGARDHLFQLDGLDGLRLEQEEMTGPVSDSKDCLPPVTEFNCPQARRTSNHNKLLLVDPKALELITCGSVHQGTCQKRSLSSIKKVLFSTERPVDTQYVAANDPSVSTVGLVVGLRGGERTVMYVGRGYTASHPPISTRHLSSEPIFSYEETAKLAVAGRLSEYDHHFVTAFTRRKYVYFLFYRRDIKSASREYRTYAARVCLDDTSYYSYVEVPLVCRTPTSPSRTYNLLQAAQVGQGAGQEGEDLLGVFSTHISSTNNSPLDASALCVYPLDELDRHIDSTRDLCYTQDGRVEGRGEVAYIEYEVKSSCANLPLNTLKAYPCGSDHTPSPMASRASLEAKTVWHTSAARLTAVAVSVRDGHSIAFLGDSKGTLHKVYLGQDGMVEVYANTTIHPNSPINSDLLLDQNGAHIYIMTKTSVEKRPVAECGAHLDCQSCLSAKDPYCGWCVLEGRCGQRWECQRGSLQGQWLWSFNQTQQCLSIQHLSLYNISRGEKTDITVSVEGLPSLGDGEFYSCFFQDTETPASLTKTGVTCSTPDASSLPPIGHGDEFVMVTLSLRFINVTVAETEFTFYNCSLVQELSGRRPCHGCVSSRWGCNWCIHLHVCTHTHTCSQGVTIYNQNFKPPTPTTPPPTRKLTPLPPTVRAATTTTTTTTTTTQPPPTEIPTPTTAAAPSTATTVTPPTTHNAESTAPLTLATTSPFVRNQATTSPTDFTTIDGSLSDVDRTTEGNGAITRSFSEDEDTDTLNITDEPLYTTLRSSTSGQECPCVEKVQDSSLLPVNVERKITLVGQHLNLFQDEYLDYECVLDIENRSVVVDASVELDATQPSVFFITCQPHQYAYSVLMEEYPAMINVRRKNNFLIDSAEDLYVTLFNCSVGRSDCSRCRTADPKYGCVWCGGAASSRCVYQDSCTDEIKHTCPAPVIHFLDPVSGPVEGGTVMTISGSNLGQRAEDIQNSVTVAGVPCSVIHSRYEVSSRIVCETTSSGGEKSGQASVKVRGGGLGLSAQIFSFQDPVLSGIFPQRGPKAGGSSLSIRGRRLRTGHPSEVSVLIGGVPCMVLNIREDQISCLTKGSNRTGEHGITVRFGGAERHLQDLVYHYTPNPNITTAAPSKSFLSGGRIIRVSGQNLDVVQEPKMRVTLIPPDTLPPRRRRSINIRNEGSLNGGQDHQGPLKRWRRIVPETDCPEGALCHVKQYESRCTVNSSSFILCPTPAVGPEARRARVKVHFLLDSLHFEFNTVGNEAFSYEPNPKLYPLNQNDPTKPYHHKPGSIISVEGENLDLAIYKHEVEARIGEGVCSVKTLTHNHLYCEPPAQQPSVAASRKQDGMDSLPEFTVKMGNLNFSLGRVQYDSQAQSTFPLEAQVGVGVGASIVALIVLIIVLIYRRKSKQAMRDYKKVQIQLENLETSVRDRCKKEFTDLMTEMMDMSSDLVGSGIPFLDYRAYAERIFFPGHQESPLRRDLDVPESRRQTVEQGLVQLSNLLNSKLFLTKFIHTLEVQRTFSPRDRAYVASLLTVALHGKLEYFTDILKTLLSDLVEQYVAKNPKLMLRRTESVVEKLLTNWMSICLFTFLRESAGESFYMLFRAIKHQVDKGPVDAVTGKAKYTLNDNRLLREDVEYRTLTLNVVMPAAAASGGTSTQTVPAKVLDCDTITQVKEKLLEQTWKGTSFSQRPHIDSLHLEWRAGVAGHLILSDEDLTSVVQGSWKRLNTLQHYKVPDGATVALVPRNTKHHLHDSHDYMPGEKTPMLDDGEEGGVRLWHLVKASEESELPKHRRGSLRERGGERAKAIPEIYLTRLLSMKGTLQKFVDDLFTAILSTSRPVPLAVKYFFDLLDEQALQHNIMDPETIHIWKTNSLPLRFWINILKNPQFIFDVQTSDHVDAVLSVIAQTFMDSCTIADHKLGRDSPINKLLYARDIPRYKQMVERYYADIRQTISASDQEMNSALAELSRNYAAEVNCLVALHELYKYINKYYDQIITALEEDTTAQKMQLGYRLQQIAAAVENKVTDL from the exons ATGCTACATGGGAAGGCTCTGAACTCCACCTTGCTCTTGCTCCTCATCCCCATCGTCTTAGTTTCTGCCCATGGTCGCACCTACCCCGGTTTTTCTCGTAATGACACTGAATTCCAGCACCTGGTGCTCCACCCAGACCCCTCTGTGGGGACAGTGTACGTGGGGGCCAGGGACCACCTCTTCCAGCTGGACGGGTTAGATGGACTCCGGCTGGAACAAGAAGAGATGACCGGCCCTGTCAGCGACAGCAAAGACTGCCTTCCCCCTGTCACTGAGTTCAACTGTCCCCAGGCCCGGAGAACCAGTAATCACAACAAATTACTGCTGGTGGATCCAAAGGCGTTGGAGTTGATCACCTGTGGCTCAGTGCACCAGGGCACCTGCCAGAAACGCAGCCTATCATCGATCAAAAAAGTTCTTTTCTCCACCGAGAGGCCCGTGGATACGCAGTATGTTGCGGCCAATGATCCGTCAGTCTCAACTGTGGGGCTGGTGGTGGGGCTTCGTGGTGGGGAAAGGACAGTAATGTATGTGGGGAGGGGCTATACTGCTAGCCATCCACCCATTTCTACCCGCCACCTTTCATCAGAACCCATCTTTTCCTACGAGGAGACAGCTAAGCTGGCTGTAGCTGGGCGTCTGTCTGAATACGACCACCATTTTGTGACAGCGTTCACACGGCGTAAATATGTGTACTTCTTGTTTTACCGCCGTGACATCAAGTCAGCATCGAGAGAATACCGGACCTATGCCGCTCGAGTGTGCCTAGATGACACATCCTACTATTCCTATGTGGAAGTTCCTCTTGTTTGCCGAACCCCAACCTCTCCTTCAAGGACGTACAACTTGCTTCAGGCAGCCCAG GTGGGACAAGGTGCAGGCCAGGAAGGTGAGGATCTGCTGGGAGTCTTCTCCACCCACATCAGCTCCACAAACAACAGTCCCTTGGATGCCTCGGCTCTGTGCGTTTACCCTCTGGATGAACTTGACAGGCACATCGACTCTACCCGTGACCTGTGTTACACCCAGGATGGGCGggtggagggaagaggagaggtggCCTACATAGAGTACGAGGTCAAGTCCAGCTGTGCCAACTTGCCCTTG AATACCTTGAAGGCGTATCCCTGCGGCTCTGACCACACCCCTAGTCCGATGGCAAGCCGGGCATCGCTGGAAGCTAAAACTGTGTGGCACACCTCAGCCGCCCGTCTTACTGCCGTGGCCGTCAGTGTCAGAGACGGACACAGCATTGCCTTCCTGGGAGACTCCAAAGGGACTTTACACAAG GTGTATCTTGGCCAAGATGGTATGGTGGAGGTATATGCGAACACAACGATCCATCCCAACTCACCAATTAACAGTGACCTTCTATTGGATCAGAACGGAGCACATATCTACATCATGACCAAAACTAGT GTAGAGAAGCGTCCAGTGGCAGAATGTGGAGCTCACCTGGACTGTCaatcctgtctgtctgccaaaGATCCCTACTGTGGTTGGTGTGTCTTGGAGGGAAG GTGTGGCCAACGCTGGGAGTGCCAGCGAGGGTCTCTGCAGGGCCAGTGGTTGTGGAGTTTCAACCAGACGCAGCAGTGCCTCAGTATTCAGCACCTCAGCCTCTACAACATCAGCCGTGGGGAGAAAACTGAT ATTACAGTATCAGTAGAGGGCCTTCCCAGTCTAGGAGACGGAGAGTTCTACTCTTGCTTTTTCCAGGACACAGAGACTCCGGCCTCACTCACTAAGACTGGTGTGACTTGCTCCACCCCTGATGCCAGCAGTCTTCCCCCTATTGGCCATGGAGATG AATTTGTGATGGTGACCCTGTCACTACGTTTCATAAATGTGACAGTGGCAGAGACAGAGTTCACCTTCTACAACTGCAGCTTGGTTCAGGAGCTCTCTGGACGTAGGCc atgCCATGGGTGTGTTAGCAGTCGCTGGGGGTGTAACTGGTGTATCCACCTgcatgtctgcacacacacacacacctgcagccaAGGAGTCACTATCTACAACCAAAAC TTTAAACCGCCAACACCCACCACCCCACCACCCACCAGAAAACTGACCCCCTTACCCCCTACTGTCCGGGctgctacaacaacaacaacaaccacaaccacaacaacacagCCACCACCCACAGAGATACCTACCCCAACCACAGCAGCTGCCCCTTCAACTGCCACCACAGTGACACCACCAACCACCCATAATGCTGAATCTACAGCACCCCTTACACTGGCCACAACTTCCCCCTTTGTCAGGAACCAGGCCACCACCAGCCCCACAGATTTCACCACCATAGACGGGTCCCTTTCTGATGTGGACAGAACGACAGAGGGAAATGGTGCCATCACAAGAAGTTTTTCAGAGGATGAGGACACTGACACCTTAAATATCACTGATGAACCTCTCTACACTACATTACGCAGCAGTACTAGTGGCCAG GAATGTCCGTGTGTGGAGAAAGTTCAGgattcctctcttctccctgtcAATGTGGAGAGGAAAATCACACTGGTGGGACAACATCTAAACCTGTTTCAG GATGAGTATTTGGACTACGAGTGCGTGTTGGACATTGAGAATCGGTCAGTGGTGGTGGATGCCTCTGTGGAGCTGGATGCCACACAGCCATCAGTCTTCTTTATCACCTGCCAACCGCACCAG TATGCCTACTCTGTTTTGATGGAGGAATACCCAGCCATGATCAAcgtgaggaggaaaaacaacttCCTCATCGACAGCGCTGAGGATCTGTACG TGACTCTGTTCAACTGTTCAGTGGGGCGGTCAGACTGCAGCCGATGTCGTACTGCTGACCCCAAGTATGGCTGTGTTTGGTGTGGTGGTGCTGCTAGCTCTCGCTGTGTGTACCAGGATTCCTGCACCGATGAGATCAAACACACCTGCCCTGCACCTGTCATTCACTTT CTGGACCCGGTATCTGGTCCTGTAGAGGGAGGGACAGTAATGACTATTTCAGGCTCTAACCTCGGCCAGAGAGCTGAAGACATCCAGAACTCAGTCACGGTAGCTGGGGTCCCCTGCAGTGTCATCCACAGCAGATATGAAGTCTCCTCAAG GATAGTGTGTGAGACCACAAGCAGCGGAGGAGAGAAGAGCGGCCAGGCCTCAGTCAAAGTGAGGGGAGGAGGCCTCGGACTGTCGGCTCAGATCTTCAGCTTCCAG GATCCTGTCCTAAGCGGCATCTTCCCCCAAAGAGGGCCGAAGGCGGGGGGCTCGTCTCTTAGCATCAGAGGTCGGAGACTGAGGACTGGACACCCGAGTGAAGTCAGCGTCCTAATCGGAGGAGTGCCATGTATGGT GCTAAACATCCGGGAGGATCAGATCAGCTGCCTGACCAAAGGCAGCAACAGAACAGGAGAACATGGCATCACTGTGCGGTTTGGTGGGGCAGAACGCCACCTGCAGGATTTGGTGTATCATTacacccccaaccccaacaTCACAacagctgctccatccaaaaGCTTTCTCAg TGGAGGCAGGATCATCCGAGTTTCTGGTCAGAACCTGGATGTGGTCCAAGAGCCAAAAATGAGGGTCACCCTCATTCCTCCTGATACTCTCCCTCccagaaggaggaggagcatcAATATTAGGAATGAAGGAAGCCTGAACGGAGGACAGGATCACCAGGGTCCGCtgaagagatggaggagaatCGTCCCAGAAACAGACTGCCCTGAGGGTGCACTCTGTCATGTCAAACAG TACGAGTCTCGCTGCACAGTGAACAGCTCCTCCTTCATCTTGTGTCCGACCCCAGCGGTGGGTCCAGAGGCCAGGAGAGCCAGGGTCAAAGTTCATTTCCTGCTGGACAGCCTCCATTTTGAATTCAACACTGTGGGGAATGAAGCCTTCAGCTATGAGCCCAACCCGAAGCTCTACCCACTAAACCAGAATGACCCAACCAAACCATACCACCACAAACCCGGCAGCATCATCTCTGTTGAG GGAGAGAACCTGGATCTAGCCATCTACAAGCATGAGGTGGAGGCTCGGATAGGGGAGGGGGTGTGTTCGGTGAAGACCTTGACACACAACCACTTGTACTGTGAACCTCCAGCCCAGCAGCCCTCAGTGGCAGCCAGCAGGAAACAGGATGGCATGGACAGTCTGCCCGAGTTCACT GTTAAAATGGGGAACCTGAACTTCTCCCTGGGCAGGGTGCAATACGACAGCCAGGCCCAGTCCACATTTCCTCTGGAAGCCCAGGTGGGGGTCGGGGTCGGAGCCTCCATAGTTGCTCTCATTGTGCTCATCATAGTGCTTATATACAG GAGAAAGAGCAAACAGGCCATGAGGGACTACAAGAAGGTGCAGATTCAGCTGGAGAACCTGGAGACCAGTGTGAGAGACCGCTGTAAGAAGGAGTTCACAG ACCTGATGACAGAGATGATGGACATGTCCAGTGATTTGGTGGGTTCAGGGATTCCCTTCCTGGATTACCGGGCATATGCCGAGCGGATTTTCTTCCCGGGCCACCAGGAGTCGCCACTGAGGCGAGATCTGGATGTTCCTGAGAGTCGAAGGCAGACTGTGGAGCAAGGGCTGGTTCAGCTGTCCAACCTGCTCAACAGTAAACTGTTCCTCACCAAG TTTATTCACACTCTGGAGGTCCAGCGGACATTTTCCCCCAGAGATCGGGCTTACGTGGCCTCCCTGCTGACTGTAGCCCTGCATGGTAAACTCGAATACTTCACAGACATCCTGAAGACACTGCTTAGCGATCTAGTGGAACAGTATGTGGCCAAGAACCCCAAACTGATGCTCAGGAG aACTGAATCTGTGGTTGAGAAGCTCCTGACAAACTGGATGTCCATTTGTCTGTTCACCTTTCTGAGG GAGTCAGCAGGGGAGTCGTTCTACATGCTGTTTAGAGCGATAAAGCACCAGGTGGACAAGGGACCTGTGGACGCTGTGACAGGAAAAGCCAAGTACACACTGAATGACAACCGGCTGCTACGAGAGGACGTGGAGTACCGCACACTG ACACTAAATGTTGTGATGCCAGCTGCAGCGGCCAGTGGAGGCACTTCTACCCAGACGGTACCTGCCAAAGTCCTGGACTGTGACACCATCACCCAAGTGAAGGAGAAACTCCTGGAACAGACCTGGAAGGGAACCTCCTTTTCCCAGAGGCCACACATTGACTCATTACATCTTG AGTGGCGTGCAGGTGTTGCAGGACACCTAATCCTATCAGATGAGGACCTGACATCAGTAGTACAAGGCTCGTGGAAGCGCCTTAATACACTGCAACACTACAAG GTCCCTGATGGAGCGACAGTTGCCCTCGTCCCCAGGAACACCAAACATCACCTCCATGACAGCCACGATTACATGCCTGGAGAAA AGACCCCTATGCTAGATGacggggaggagggaggagtgaGGCTTTGGCATCTGGTGAAAGCCAGCGAGGAGTCTGAGCTCCCCAAGCACAGGAGAGGTAGTCTGAGGGAGAGAGGCGGGGAGAGAGCCAAGGCTATCCCCGAGATCTACCTCACACGACTGCTCTCCATGAAG GGCACACTGCAGAAGTTTGTGGATGATTTATTCACTGCGATCCTCAGCACCAGTCGTCCCGTACCTCTGGCTGTGAAATACTTTTTCGACTTGTTAGATGAGCAGGCTCTGCAGCACAACATCATGGACCCCGAGACCATCCACATCTGGAAAACCAACAG TTTACCACTGCGGTTCTGGATCAATATCCTTAAGAACCCACAGTTCATCTTTGACGTGCAGACCTCAGACCACGTGGATGCTGTGCTGTCTGTCATTGCCCAGACCTTTATGGATTCTTGCACCATCGCTGACCACAAACTGGGGCGG GACTCTCCCATCAACAAGTTGCTGTATGCCAGAGACATCCCACGCTACAAACAGATGGTGGAGAG gtatTATGCAGACATCCGTCAGACCATCTCTGCCAGTGACCAGGAGATGAACTCGGCTCTAGCAGAGCTCTCCCGT AACTATGCTGCTGAGGTCAACTGCCTTGTGGCTTTGCATGAGCTGTATAAGTACATCAACAAATACTATGATC